In one Serinus canaria isolate serCan28SL12 chromosome 2, serCan2020, whole genome shotgun sequence genomic region, the following are encoded:
- the RECK gene encoding reversion-inducing cysteine-rich protein with Kazal motifs, producing MAAAAPRWPWALLCLAAAPLLCPAAAGLSCCYHAKDNLMCRDVCEQILSSKSDSRLKHLLQRAPEYCPESMREVWGCINSSLPGVLKKSDGWVGLGCCELAIAVECRQACKQASAKNDVLKVCRKEYENALFSCINRNEMGSVCCSYAGHHTNCREYCQAIFRTDSSPGPSQIKAVENYCASISPQLIHCVNNYTQSYPMRNPTDSLYCCDRAEDYACQTACKRILMSMKTELEIVDGLIEGCKTMPLPQDPLWQCFLESSRSVHPGVTVHPPPSTGLDGAKLHCCSKANSSTCRELCTKLYSTSWGNSQSWQEFDRFCEYNAVEVSMLTCLADVREPCQLGCRNLTYCTNFNNRPTELFRSCNTQSDQGAMNDMKLWEKGSIKMPFINIPVLDIKKCQPEMWKAIACSLQIKPCHSKSRGSIICKSDCVEILKKCGDHNKFPEGHSAESICELLSPTDDLENCIPLDTYLSPSSLGNIVEDVTHPCNPNPCAANQLCEVNRKGCQSGELCLPYLCVPGCKLGEASDFIVRQGTLIQVPSSAGDVGCYKICTCGHSGLLENCMEMRCVDLQKSCIVGGQRKSHGTSFNIDCNVCSCFAGNLICSTRQCLTEHSSEDERRKFTGLPCNCVDQFVPVCGQNGRTYPSACIARCVGLQDNQFEFGSCISKDPCNPNPCNKNQRCIPKKQVCLTSFEKFECSQHECVPRQLNCDQTRDPVCDTDNVEYTNLCTLYQKGKSLAYRGPCQPFCRSPEPVCGHNGETYGSVCAAYADRVAVDYQGPCQAVGALSDRGSHPECAFVSCPQLSATACRPVLAPGACCPLCAGMLRILYDKDKLDNFARVTNKKPITVLDILEKIRLHVSVPQCDVFGYLSIESEIVILIIPVDQNPKPLQIEACNKEAEKIESLINSDSPTLASHVPLSALIASQVQVSFSISSASAQVLPALHSLFISLLFTLASALRYCM from the exons GAGTTTTGAAGAAGTCTGATGGGTGGGTTGGTTTaggctgctgtgagctggcTATTGCTGTGGAGTGTCGGCAGGCGTGTAAGCAG GCTTCTGCaaaaaatgatgttttaaagGTCTGCAGGAAGGAATACGAG aaTGCTCTCTTTAGTTGTATtaacagaaatgaaa TGGGGTCAGTCTGTTGCAGCTACGCAGGTCACCACACCAACTGCCGCGAGTATTGCCAAGCAATTTTTCGGACAGACTCCTCTCCTGGTCCATCCCAAATTAAAGCAGTTGAAAATTACTGTGCATCTATCAGCCCTCAGCTCATACACTGCGTGAATAACTACACACAGTCGTACCCAATGAGAAACCCTACAGACA GTTTGTATTGCTGTGATAGAGCAGAAGACTATGCGTGTCAGACTGCTTGTAAAAGAATTCTAATGTCAATGAAAACAGAGCTTGAAATTGTGGATGGACTTATAGAAGGCTGTAAAACCATGCCTCTCCCTCAGGACCCACTTTGGCAATGTTTTCTTGAGAGTTCAAGATCTGTTCACCCCGGAGTCACTGTGCACCCCCCACCTTCAACAGGCCTCGATGGAGCTAAGCTCCATTGCTGTTCTAAAGCAAATTCTTCCACATGTAG agagctctgcactaAACTTTATAGCACGAGCTGGGGCAATTCACAGAGCTGGCAAGAATTTGATCGCTTTTGTGAGTATAATGCAGTTGAAGTTTCCATGTTGACCTGTTTAGCAGATGTACGAGAACCTTGTCAGCTGGGCTGTAGAAATCTTACTTACTGCACTAATTTTAATAACAG ACCAACAGAACTATTTAGAAGCTGCAATACTCAGTCAGACCAGGGAGCCATGAATGACATGAAGCTGTGGGAAAAAGGGAGTATTAAGATGCCTTTCATAAATATTCCTGTGCTTGATATTAAAAAATGCCAGCCAGAAATGTGGAAAGCAAttgcctgctccctgcagatTAAACCTTGTCACAGCAAATCTAGAGGAAGTATTATCTGCAA ATCAGATTGTGTGGAAATATTGAAGAAGTGTGGAGATCATAATAAATTCCCTGAAGGCCACTCAGCAGAGAGTATTTGTGAACTCTTATCTCCAACAGATGACCTGGAGAACTGTATACCCTTGGATACTTACCTGA GCCCAAGTTCTTTAGGTAACATTGTAGAAGATGTCACACATCCCTGTAATCCAAACCCATGTGCAGCTAATCAGCTGTGTGAAGTAAACAGAAAAGGATGTCAATCTGGAGAGCTGTGTCTTCCATATTTGTGTGTGCCAG GCTGCAAACTGGGAGAAGCCTCGGATTTTATTGTCCGACAAGGAACGCTCATCCAGGTTCCATCCTCAGCTGGTGATGTTGGCTGTTACAAGATTTGTACCTGTGGGCACAGTGGCTTGCTGGAGAACTGTATGGAAATGCGTTGTGTTGACCTCCAGAAATCGTGCATTGTTGGAGGACAAAGGAAAA GCCATGGAACATCCTTTAATATAGATTGCAATGTCTGTTCCTGTTTTGCTGGAAACTTGATTTGTTCCACACGTCAGTGTCTAACTGAGCACAGCTCGGAGGATGAACGCCGGAAGTTTACAG GTTTGCCCTGTAACTGTGTGGACCAGTTTGTCCCAGTCTGCGGCCAGAACGGGCGCACGTATCCCAGCGCGTGCATAGCTCGCTGCGTTGGGCTCCAGGACAACCAGTTTGAGTTTGGCTCGTGTATTTCCAAGGATCCTTGCAACCCAAACCCTtgtaataaaaatcaaag GTGCATACCAAAGAAACAAGTTTGCTTGACCAGTTTTGAGAAGTTTGAATGCAGCCAGCATGAATGTGTGCCGAGGCAGTTAAATTGTGACCAGACACGGGATCCTGTTTGTGACACAGACAATGTGGAATACACTAACTTGTGTACTTTGTaccaaaaagggaaaagtttGGCATACCGAGGACCATGCCAG CCCTTCTGCAGGTCGCCAGAGCCCGTGTGCGGGCACAACGGGGAGACCTACGGCAGCGTCTGCGCCGCCTACGCCGACCGCGTGGCCGTGGACTACCAGGGCCCCTGCCAGGCCGTGGGAGCGCTCTCCGACCGCGGCTCCCACCCCGAGTGCGCCTTCGtcagctgcccccagctctctgccacCGCCTGCAGACCCGTCCTGGCGCCTG GAGCCTGCTGTCCACTGTGTGCTGGAATGCTGAGAATCTTATATGACAAAGACAAGCTGGATAATTTTGCAAGG gTAACAAATAAAAAGCCTATAACAGTACTTGACATACTTGAAAAAATCCGCCTGCATGTGTCAGTGCCACAGTGTGATGTGTTTGGATACTTAAGCATAGAATCTGAAATTGTGATTCTCATCATTCCTGTGGATCAGAACCCCAAACCACTGCAG aTTGAAGCCTGCAataaagaggcagaaaagatCGAGTCTCTGATCAATTCGGACAGCCCAACACTGGCGTCACACGTGCCACTGTCAGCTCTAATTGCATCTCAAGTACAAGTTTCATTTagcatttcttctgcttctgctcaagtgctgcctgctctgcactcCCTGTTCATAAGCCTTCTGTTCACCTTGGCATCAGCACTGAGATACTGCATGTAA